The Candidatus Rokuibacteriota bacterium genome has a segment encoding these proteins:
- a CDS encoding ATP-binding protein produces the protein MEIVLGLLVLLAAIGVLGVSTVRGYSVVTRTFERSKTQMHNILNSIPTGVLTLDSHATLTSLNGAAERILGLPRSAAIGRPLDDLIQADPELVAWVRQALAGDRRTQEADVSLARGGDQRVTIRVWASDLKGDRGQPEGLVVLLRDVTEMSRLELQLRRADKLAALGTLAAGVAHEVMNPLNALNLNLHLLRQELAAPRRAGAEVTGYLDILRAEIQRIHRIVENFLRFSKPPVPETKPLDLNATIERVLSLVAFEAGDRDLAIETELDPGLESISADDGQLSQVFLNVAINALQAMRPGGTLTVRTRVDKNVVEVLFKDTGEGIAPDHLPHLFDPYFSSRPAGVGLGLAIAHRIVEGHHGTIDVDSTLGKGTMVVVRLPRTGPLSHACEDH, from the coding sequence ATGGAGATCGTGCTCGGCCTCCTGGTCTTGCTTGCCGCCATCGGCGTTTTAGGGGTTAGCACCGTTCGAGGCTACTCGGTGGTCACCCGGACGTTCGAGCGCTCCAAGACCCAGATGCACAACATCCTCAACAGTATCCCGACCGGCGTTCTCACACTCGATTCTCACGCGACGCTCACCTCGCTCAATGGGGCCGCCGAACGGATCTTGGGATTGCCGCGGTCTGCCGCTATAGGGCGACCCTTAGACGACTTGATCCAGGCTGATCCAGAGCTCGTCGCGTGGGTCCGTCAGGCTCTCGCCGGCGATCGGCGCACTCAAGAGGCCGATGTCTCTCTGGCGCGCGGTGGCGATCAGCGGGTCACCATTCGGGTCTGGGCTTCCGATCTCAAGGGAGATCGCGGACAGCCAGAGGGGCTGGTAGTTCTCTTACGAGATGTCACCGAGATGAGCCGACTCGAGCTCCAGCTGCGCCGGGCAGACAAGCTGGCCGCGCTGGGAACCCTCGCTGCCGGGGTAGCACACGAGGTCATGAATCCTCTCAATGCGTTGAACCTCAATCTCCATCTCCTCAGACAAGAACTCGCCGCCCCCCGGCGTGCCGGGGCCGAGGTCACGGGATACCTGGACATTCTGCGCGCAGAGATCCAGCGGATCCATCGGATCGTCGAAAACTTCCTTCGCTTCTCCAAACCTCCGGTCCCGGAGACGAAGCCGCTTGACCTCAACGCCACGATCGAGCGGGTCCTCAGCCTTGTCGCATTCGAAGCTGGTGATCGGGACCTCGCGATCGAGACCGAGCTTGATCCTGGTCTCGAGTCGATTTCGGCCGACGACGGACAACTGAGTCAAGTGTTCTTGAACGTGGCCATTAATGCGCTTCAAGCTATGCGGCCGGGGGGCACGCTGACCGTGCGAACTCGTGTCGACAAGAACGTCGTCGAGGTTTTGTTCAAGGATACGGGGGAAGGTATCGCCCCGGACCATCTCCCGCATCTTTTCGATCCTTACTTTTCGAGTCGCCCGGCGGGAGTAGGGTTAGGGCTGGCCATTGCCCACCGCATTGTAGAGGGCCACCACGGCACGATCGACGTAGACAGCACGCTCGGCAAGGGCACCATGGTGGTCGTGCGCCTGCCCCGGACGGGCCCTCTATCTCACGCGTGCGAGGACCACTGA
- a CDS encoding tetratricopeptide repeat protein produces MAAVQRQFSDPRDIWRDQCWPAFRDFRAGNLSAAVKLLKALLREQPENGRIYRLIGLAHLAQGRPRAARKHLERALRLLRREQAGSGSLQHALQAQLERAMLRYALLSLCVRLGRPKDARMLAAEEGWDL; encoded by the coding sequence ATGGCCGCGGTTCAGCGCCAGTTCAGTGATCCGCGAGATATTTGGCGTGACCAGTGCTGGCCAGCGTTCCGGGATTTTAGGGCGGGGAACCTCTCTGCAGCCGTGAAGCTGTTGAAAGCGCTCCTCAGGGAGCAGCCCGAGAATGGGCGCATCTACCGCTTGATAGGTCTCGCGCACCTCGCTCAGGGGCGTCCGCGCGCGGCCCGGAAGCACCTGGAGCGCGCACTGCGCCTCCTGCGAAGAGAACAAGCGGGCAGCGGCAGCCTCCAACATGCGCTCCAAGCTCAACTGGAGCGCGCCATGCTCCGCTACGCGCTGCTGTCACTGTGCGTCAGGCTCGGCCGCCCGAAAGACGCGCGTATGCTCGCGGCAGAAGAGGGCTGGGATCTCTGA
- a CDS encoding acyl-CoA dehydrogenase family protein encodes MDLNYTPEDIAFRKQVRTWLEQNLPKTEIRNLEDRRAWHRKLFDAGYLGMGWPKEYGGGGARPMEQAVVADEMARVNAPSPTNSLGLGIAGPTIVVHGTDAQKRRYLKKILSAEELWCQLYSEPNAGSDLAALRTSAVDQGDHFVVNGQKIWTSAGAIADWGLLLARTDTKVAKHKGISCFLMNMRQPGVDVRPLKQITGSSEFSEVFMTNARVEKSDQIGKLGEGWAIAQTTLGYERGGRALARVTNYASQHSRLVEAARRMRRHGKPLIEDPLVRQKLGRIWAEIEVERYQALRTLTLLERGEHPGAGGSLTKLSYSELEKRFMELALEILGPYGQLTEGAPKEFQLEIDTAVGERGSWAYAYLWSRAGTIYAGSSEIQKNVIGERILGLPKETRADRVGGKA; translated from the coding sequence ATGGATCTGAACTACACGCCCGAAGACATCGCCTTCCGCAAGCAGGTGCGGACCTGGCTCGAGCAGAACCTGCCGAAGACGGAGATCCGCAACCTCGAGGACCGGCGCGCCTGGCACCGGAAGCTCTTCGACGCCGGCTACCTCGGCATGGGCTGGCCCAAGGAGTACGGCGGCGGCGGCGCCCGGCCGATGGAGCAGGCCGTCGTGGCCGACGAGATGGCGCGGGTCAACGCGCCATCGCCGACCAACAGCCTGGGCCTCGGCATCGCCGGGCCGACCATCGTCGTCCACGGCACGGACGCCCAGAAACGCCGCTACCTCAAGAAGATCCTCTCGGCCGAGGAGCTCTGGTGCCAGCTCTACTCCGAGCCCAACGCGGGCTCGGACCTGGCCGCGCTCCGGACATCCGCCGTGGACCAGGGCGACCACTTCGTCGTCAACGGCCAGAAGATTTGGACGAGCGCCGGCGCCATCGCCGACTGGGGCCTCCTCCTCGCCCGCACCGACACCAAGGTCGCCAAGCACAAGGGCATTTCCTGCTTCCTCATGAACATGCGCCAGCCGGGCGTGGACGTGCGTCCGCTCAAGCAGATCACGGGCTCGTCGGAGTTCAGCGAGGTCTTCATGACCAACGCCCGCGTCGAGAAGAGCGACCAGATCGGCAAGCTCGGCGAAGGGTGGGCGATCGCGCAGACCACGCTCGGGTACGAGCGGGGCGGGCGGGCGCTGGCCCGCGTGACGAACTACGCCTCGCAGCACTCGCGGCTGGTCGAAGCGGCGAGGCGCATGCGCCGCCACGGCAAGCCGTTGATCGAGGATCCGCTCGTCCGCCAGAAGCTCGGGCGGATCTGGGCCGAGATCGAGGTCGAGCGCTACCAGGCGCTTCGGACGCTCACGCTGCTCGAGCGCGGCGAGCATCCGGGCGCCGGTGGATCCCTGACCAAGCTGTCGTACTCCGAGCTCGAGAAGCGCTTCATGGAGCTGGCGCTCGAGATCCTCGGCCCCTACGGCCAGCTCACCGAGGGCGCGCCCAAGGAATTCCAGCTCGAGATCGACACGGCCGTCGGCGAGCGCGGCTCATGGGCCTACGCCTACCTCTGGTCGCGCGCCGGCACTATCTACGCCGGCTCCTCGGAGATCCAGAAGAACGTCATCGGCGAGCGCATCCTCGGCCTGCCGAAAGAGACCCGCGCCGACCGGGTGGGAGGCAAAGCGTGA
- a CDS encoding acyl-CoA dehydrogenase family protein, whose protein sequence is MNFSFSDDQILLRNSVRAALDEQCKPAHVRAMFDDPKGYSDHLWGEMAKLGWLGLPFPEEQGGAGLGLVELALVLEEMGRAAYPGPFFATVVLGGLGLTLGGSAAQKDKWLSAIASGTVRATAALLEEHLDWDPAATAATAAKSGSGWALSGLKRFVPWAHAADVVLVPARSPEGLSLFLVDPKSAGVTLTPMVGIDLGSRWSEMRLDKVAVGADAILGQPGTAGPVVESLLRRAAVMSSAEMLGAARRCLDMSVEYAKVREQFGQPIGSFQAIRHRCAEMLLEVENAHAAVYYAAWALTAGAEDAAVAASICKSYVNEAARKVCGDSIQVHGGIGFTWEYDLHLYMKRAKALEPLYGDTEYHRELITRHVTSSR, encoded by the coding sequence GTGAACTTCTCGTTCAGCGACGACCAGATCCTGCTGCGAAACTCCGTCCGCGCCGCGCTCGATGAGCAGTGCAAGCCCGCGCATGTGCGGGCGATGTTCGACGACCCCAAGGGCTACAGCGACCATCTCTGGGGCGAAATGGCCAAGCTGGGCTGGCTCGGCCTGCCCTTCCCCGAGGAGCAGGGCGGCGCGGGCCTGGGCCTGGTCGAGCTCGCTCTCGTGCTCGAGGAGATGGGCCGCGCGGCCTACCCCGGCCCCTTCTTCGCCACGGTCGTGCTCGGCGGCCTCGGCCTCACGCTCGGCGGCAGCGCCGCGCAGAAGGACAAGTGGCTGTCCGCCATCGCCTCGGGGACGGTCCGCGCGACGGCGGCGCTCCTCGAGGAGCATCTCGACTGGGACCCGGCCGCAACAGCCGCGACAGCCGCCAAGTCCGGGAGCGGGTGGGCGCTGTCGGGTCTCAAGCGCTTCGTGCCCTGGGCGCACGCGGCCGACGTCGTCCTTGTGCCCGCGCGCTCACCCGAGGGGCTGTCGCTCTTCCTCGTGGATCCCAAGTCCGCGGGCGTCACGCTCACGCCCATGGTCGGCATCGATCTCGGCAGCCGCTGGTCGGAGATGCGGCTCGACAAGGTCGCGGTCGGCGCCGACGCCATCCTGGGCCAGCCCGGGACGGCGGGGCCCGTCGTCGAGTCACTCCTGCGCCGCGCCGCCGTGATGTCCTCGGCCGAGATGCTGGGCGCCGCACGGCGGTGCCTCGACATGAGCGTGGAGTACGCCAAGGTGCGCGAACAGTTCGGCCAGCCTATCGGCTCCTTCCAGGCCATCCGCCACCGCTGCGCCGAGATGCTGCTCGAGGTCGAGAACGCGCACGCCGCCGTCTACTACGCCGCGTGGGCGCTGACCGCCGGCGCCGAAGACGCCGCGGTCGCCGCGTCCATCTGCAAGTCCTACGTCAACGAAGCGGCGCGCAAGGTCTGCGGCGATTCCATCCAGGTGCATGGCGGCATCGGCTTCACATGGGAGTACGACCTGCACCTCTACATGAAGCGGGCCAAGGCGCTGGAGCCGCTGTACGGCGACACGGAGTACCACCGGGAGCTGATCACGCGGCACGTGACGTCTTCGCGGTAA
- a CDS encoding CoA transferase, which yields MPEARGPLDGVTVVDLTSYIAGSYSAMMLGDMGAHVIKVEGLEGDSFRELPGFYGWNRGKRSLAVNLKDPDGSAVIGRLAKTADVVMENMRPGVVERLGVDYESLRPVNSRLIYCSISAFGPEGPERDRPGYDPVFQAMGGVMTLQGFGAAPQYVRIPVTDYYTAAIACQAVLAALFVRERTGQGQRVWTSLLHGVLALQSGNFVDWPGREIVYRDTPTYRLYRAGDGQWFFLACGNQSFWVKLCKVLGKPEWASDPRFASWFGRRDNSDALTPLMEEAFASRPRDEWVRILTEADIPCAPTQELRTFMTHPAVLHHNMLVEYDHPEVGKLKMMGLPLRFSETPGADPGPPPMLGQHTAEILRGAGYAEADIADLHRRGVITGKDL from the coding sequence ATGCCGGAGGCTCGCGGCCCGCTCGACGGCGTCACGGTCGTCGACCTGACGTCGTACATCGCCGGCTCCTACAGCGCCATGATGCTCGGCGACATGGGCGCCCACGTTATCAAGGTGGAGGGGCTCGAAGGCGACTCCTTCCGCGAGCTGCCGGGCTTCTACGGCTGGAACCGCGGCAAGCGCTCCCTGGCCGTCAACCTCAAGGACCCCGACGGCAGCGCCGTGATCGGCCGTCTCGCCAAAACCGCCGATGTCGTGATGGAGAACATGAGGCCGGGCGTCGTCGAGAGGCTCGGCGTGGACTATGAATCACTCCGCCCGGTCAACAGCCGCCTGATCTACTGCTCGATCAGCGCCTTCGGGCCCGAAGGACCCGAGCGCGACCGGCCGGGCTACGATCCCGTCTTCCAGGCGATGGGCGGCGTGATGACGCTCCAGGGCTTCGGCGCCGCGCCGCAGTACGTGCGCATCCCCGTCACCGACTACTACACGGCGGCGATCGCCTGCCAGGCCGTGTTGGCGGCCCTCTTCGTCCGCGAGCGGACGGGCCAGGGGCAGCGCGTGTGGACCTCGCTGCTGCACGGAGTCCTTGCGCTTCAATCGGGCAATTTCGTCGACTGGCCGGGCCGCGAAATCGTCTACCGGGACACCCCGACGTACCGGCTCTACCGCGCGGGCGACGGTCAGTGGTTCTTCCTCGCCTGCGGCAACCAGTCCTTCTGGGTCAAGCTCTGCAAGGTGCTGGGCAAGCCCGAATGGGCGAGCGATCCGCGCTTCGCCTCCTGGTTCGGGCGCCGGGACAACTCCGACGCCCTCACGCCGCTCATGGAGGAGGCCTTCGCCTCGCGGCCGCGGGACGAGTGGGTGCGGATCCTCACGGAAGCCGACATCCCGTGCGCGCCGACCCAGGAGCTGCGGACCTTCATGACCCACCCCGCCGTCCTCCACCACAACATGCTCGTCGAGTACGACCACCCGGAGGTCGGGAAGCTCAAGATGATGGGCCTGCCGCTCCGCTTCTCCGAAACGCCCGGCGCCGATCCGGGCCCGCCGCCCATGCTCGGTCAGCACACCGCCGAGATCCTGCGCGGCGCGGGCTACGCCGAAGCGGACATCGCCGATCTCCACCGCCGCGGCGTCATCACCGGGAAGGACCTTTAA
- a CDS encoding enoyl-CoA hydratase-related protein — protein sequence MPEQPVRYEAKDGVATIILDRPDVLNAMNNPMRAELLEIFTRLRTDDGVKVVVVTGAGERAFCAGADIREFLEPPTPTHFREARKRLDFRSEMERCSQPIIAAIRGFALGGGLEFALACDIRIAAEDAQLGLTEINLAIIPGGGGTQRLPRLVGRGKALEMILTGMRVPAAEALRIGLVERVVPVAELLPAAQALARQIADKAPIALRYAKEAVVGGLGLPLQDGIRLENDLATLLRTTEDRVEGAKAFVEKRKPKWTGK from the coding sequence ATGCCTGAGCAGCCCGTTCGCTACGAAGCGAAGGACGGCGTGGCGACGATCATCCTCGACCGCCCCGACGTGCTCAACGCGATGAACAATCCCATGCGCGCCGAGCTCCTCGAGATCTTCACGCGTCTCAGGACCGACGACGGCGTGAAGGTGGTCGTGGTCACGGGCGCGGGCGAGCGCGCTTTCTGCGCGGGCGCCGACATCCGCGAGTTTCTCGAGCCGCCGACGCCGACCCACTTCCGGGAGGCCCGCAAGCGCCTCGACTTCAGGAGCGAGATGGAGCGCTGCTCCCAGCCGATCATCGCCGCCATCCGCGGCTTCGCGCTTGGGGGCGGGCTCGAGTTCGCCCTGGCCTGCGACATCCGCATCGCGGCCGAAGACGCGCAGCTGGGGCTGACCGAGATCAACCTCGCGATCATCCCGGGCGGCGGCGGCACTCAGAGGCTCCCGCGGCTCGTCGGCCGCGGCAAGGCGCTCGAGATGATCCTGACGGGGATGCGCGTACCCGCCGCCGAGGCGCTCCGCATCGGGCTGGTCGAGCGCGTGGTGCCGGTCGCCGAGCTGCTACCCGCAGCGCAGGCCCTCGCCCGCCAGATCGCCGACAAGGCGCCGATCGCGCTCCGCTACGCCAAGGAGGCGGTGGTAGGCGGACTCGGTCTTCCGCTCCAGGACGGTATCAGGCTCGAGAACGACCTCGCGACGCTGCTGCGCACTACCGAGGACCGTGTCGAAGGCGCCAAGGCCTTCGTCGAGAAGCGCAAGCCCAAGTGGACCGGGAAGTAG
- a CDS encoding DUF169 domain-containing protein gives MADYRGMEQRLSEILGLQRRPVAVTFRDTPPAGVPKFAGTEPSGCSFWRIAAGGRTFYTVPGDHYNCAIGSYTHNLDLPKDRAQELGQTLTFMTGLGYIKMEEIPGIPRLPKPPGAVIYAPLADTPVDPDVVVFSGRPGRVMLLQEAAMRAGVGAQAPLLGRPTCMALPAALAFGVVSSTGCIGNRVYTDVGEDELYVAVPGKDLPRIAEEAQTIAAANAKLSEYHRGRRETLATE, from the coding sequence ATGGCGGACTATCGCGGCATGGAACAGCGGCTCTCCGAGATCCTTGGTCTCCAGCGGCGCCCGGTCGCGGTGACGTTCCGGGACACGCCGCCCGCGGGGGTACCCAAGTTCGCGGGAACGGAGCCCTCGGGGTGCAGCTTCTGGCGGATCGCTGCGGGCGGGCGGACCTTCTATACCGTCCCGGGTGACCACTACAACTGCGCGATCGGCAGCTACACGCATAACCTGGACCTCCCGAAGGACCGCGCCCAGGAGCTCGGCCAGACGCTCACCTTCATGACCGGGCTCGGCTACATCAAGATGGAGGAGATTCCCGGGATCCCGCGCCTGCCCAAGCCGCCGGGCGCCGTGATCTACGCGCCCCTCGCGGACACGCCGGTGGATCCGGACGTGGTCGTCTTCTCGGGCCGGCCCGGACGCGTGATGCTCCTGCAAGAGGCCGCCATGCGCGCGGGTGTCGGCGCGCAGGCTCCGCTGCTCGGCCGCCCGACATGTATGGCGCTGCCCGCCGCCCTCGCTTTCGGCGTCGTCTCCAGCACGGGGTGTATCGGGAACCGTGTCTACACCGACGTGGGAGAGGACGAGCTGTACGTGGCGGTGCCCGGAAAGGACCTGCCGAGAATTGCCGAGGAAGCCCAGACCATCGCCGCGGCCAACGCCAAGCTGTCCGAATACCATCGCGGACGGCGAGAGACGCTGGCTACGGAGTAA
- a CDS encoding DinB family protein: protein MPFAYFQRLTRRQQGIYLRSEKITQVVLPGAAALRPLVAELGAALESGDHALTESACQLLAGAMARALGLPPVRVTVLAARPHARWGELHGLYETANRPGQPPTITLWMRTARQKRIVAFRTFLRTLLHEMGHHLDYTLLRLGDSLHTQGFYQRESHLFHQLVTDGGPGMATLEEQLARMERTVNDYAAAIKGVPDAKLSKRPDEKNWSAKEVVCHVRDTEESFMIRFQSVMAMDEPKFLGVEPDRWAIERQYARNDVQEALAAFNTRRDETLKFLRGLKPEQWQRGGIHATRGKMTVKDFVELMAWHDDNHLDQLKRALDGKA from the coding sequence ATGCCCTTCGCGTACTTCCAGCGGCTGACGCGGCGCCAGCAGGGTATCTACCTGCGGAGCGAGAAGATCACGCAGGTCGTGCTGCCGGGGGCGGCGGCGCTCCGGCCGCTCGTGGCCGAGCTGGGCGCGGCGCTCGAAAGCGGCGACCACGCGCTGACCGAGTCGGCGTGCCAGCTGCTCGCGGGCGCGATGGCGCGGGCGCTCGGGCTGCCGCCGGTGCGCGTGACGGTGCTCGCGGCAAGACCGCACGCGCGCTGGGGTGAGCTGCACGGCCTCTACGAGACGGCGAACCGGCCGGGACAGCCGCCGACCATCACGCTCTGGATGCGGACGGCGCGGCAGAAGCGCATCGTCGCTTTCCGGACATTCTTGAGGACGCTGCTCCACGAGATGGGGCATCATCTGGACTACACGCTGCTGAGGCTGGGGGACTCGCTGCACACGCAGGGCTTCTACCAGCGGGAATCGCACCTCTTCCATCAACTCGTCACCGACGGAGGTCCCGGCATGGCCACTCTCGAGGAACAGCTGGCGCGCATGGAACGCACGGTCAACGACTACGCGGCCGCCATCAAGGGCGTGCCCGACGCCAAGCTGTCGAAGCGGCCGGACGAGAAAAACTGGTCGGCGAAGGAAGTCGTCTGCCACGTGCGCGACACGGAAGAGTCCTTCATGATCCGCTTCCAGAGCGTCATGGCCATGGACGAGCCCAAGTTCCTGGGCGTCGAGCCCGACCGCTGGGCCATCGAGCGCCAGTACGCGCGAAACGACGTGCAGGAGGCGTTGGCGGCCTTCAACACGCGGCGGGACGAGACGCTCAAGTTCCTCCGCGGGCTCAAGCCCGAGCAGTGGCAGCGCGGTGGCATCCACGCCACGCGCGGGAAGATGACCGTGAAGGACTTCGTCGAGCTCATGGCCTGGCACGACGACAACCACCTCGACCAGCTCAAGCGCGCCCTCGACGGCAAGGCCTAA
- a CDS encoding acetamidase/formamidase family protein — protein sequence MILKLRTRKAVVAGLAALALLLTAGLYAVAQQAMDESKRDRTVAVPGGKYHLLPATLETTQWGWLDPKEPPKLVVNSGDTVAVETMMHAHNKIQPGTTMDEIVALRKANPGGGPHSLTGPIYVNGAEPGDVMEIRILKITPKAFGTNFNLPGKEFPTIGALAPEMPDGFVKYFFLDWDKRQAEFKPGVTIDLQPFPGTLAVGIDPKDPSPRKGGATDPMAPVSTIRPWKNGSNMDINELQEGTTIFIPIFLKGGLVWTGDSHCRQGNGEVNLTALECSYREIVMQLIVRKDMKLDWPRMETKTHWIAIGFDEDLNKAMVNAVREAVDILAAQKTVQLSRYEAYSLVSMVGDCRVSQVVDVRKGVHCMIPKSVFTAKK from the coding sequence ATGATTCTGAAGCTCCGCACCCGCAAGGCAGTCGTCGCAGGCCTCGCCGCCCTGGCCCTGCTCCTCACGGCAGGCCTCTACGCCGTCGCCCAGCAGGCGATGGACGAGAGCAAGCGCGATCGGACGGTGGCCGTCCCGGGCGGCAAGTACCACCTCCTCCCCGCCACGCTCGAGACGACGCAGTGGGGCTGGCTCGACCCGAAGGAGCCTCCCAAGCTCGTCGTGAACTCGGGAGACACCGTCGCCGTCGAGACGATGATGCACGCTCACAACAAGATTCAGCCCGGGACGACCATGGACGAGATCGTCGCGCTCCGGAAGGCGAACCCGGGCGGCGGGCCGCACTCGCTGACCGGTCCCATCTACGTCAACGGCGCCGAGCCCGGCGACGTGATGGAGATCCGCATCCTCAAGATCACGCCCAAGGCCTTCGGGACCAACTTCAACCTGCCGGGCAAGGAGTTCCCGACGATCGGGGCGCTGGCGCCCGAGATGCCCGACGGCTTCGTGAAATACTTCTTCCTCGACTGGGACAAGCGCCAGGCCGAGTTCAAGCCGGGCGTCACGATCGACCTCCAGCCCTTCCCGGGCACGCTCGCCGTCGGGATCGACCCCAAGGACCCGTCGCCCCGCAAGGGCGGCGCGACCGACCCGATGGCGCCGGTGTCCACGATCAGGCCGTGGAAAAACGGCTCCAACATGGACATCAATGAGCTCCAGGAAGGCACGACGATCTTCATCCCCATCTTCCTCAAGGGCGGGCTCGTCTGGACGGGCGACTCCCACTGCCGCCAGGGCAACGGCGAGGTCAACCTGACGGCGCTCGAGTGCTCCTACCGCGAGATCGTGATGCAACTCATCGTCCGCAAGGACATGAAGCTCGACTGGCCGCGCATGGAGACCAAGACCCACTGGATCGCGATCGGCTTCGACGAGGACCTCAACAAGGCCATGGTCAACGCGGTCCGCGAGGCCGTGGATATCCTGGCCGCGCAGAAAACGGTCCAGCTCAGCCGCTACGAGGCGTACTCGCTCGTGTCCATGGTCGGCGACTGCCGGGTCAGCCAGGTGGTGGACGTCCGCAAGGGCGTACATTGCATGATCCCGAAGTCGGTCTTCACCGCCAAGAAGTAG
- a CDS encoding metal ABC transporter substrate-binding protein, which translates to MQRALLGAALVLWAAAPAWGGGPLAVVATSTDLKALVEEVGGDRVRVEALAPPLVDPHAVEIKPGQIAALRGAALLVRVGLDHEPWLAGLLRTLGDSRAAKGGASVLDCSKGIELLQADTARVKPERGDHVHGFGNTHYWLDPENARPITAGILEALVRLAPSERAYFESRRAAFLKRLDAGLKRWTEAMGPYRGTKVVVVHESWPYFARRFGLLIVAAVEPVPGVPPSPAYLATLTRQMRDANVRVLIAEPYSSAALVARVASLSGAHAVTLVASVGGAPEARDYLALFDLDVARLVETLRAR; encoded by the coding sequence GTGCAGCGGGCGCTTCTCGGCGCCGCGCTCGTGCTCTGGGCCGCCGCTCCCGCGTGGGGCGGCGGCCCGCTTGCCGTCGTGGCGACCTCGACCGACCTCAAGGCGCTGGTCGAGGAGGTCGGCGGCGACCGCGTGCGCGTGGAAGCGCTCGCCCCGCCGCTCGTGGACCCGCACGCGGTCGAGATCAAGCCGGGGCAGATCGCCGCGCTCCGCGGCGCGGCGCTCCTCGTCCGGGTCGGGCTCGACCACGAGCCGTGGCTGGCGGGGCTTCTCCGGACCCTCGGCGACTCCCGCGCGGCGAAGGGCGGCGCGAGCGTCCTCGACTGCTCGAAGGGCATCGAGCTCCTGCAGGCCGACACCGCGCGGGTCAAGCCCGAGCGGGGCGACCATGTCCACGGCTTCGGCAACACGCACTACTGGCTCGACCCCGAGAACGCGCGGCCGATCACCGCGGGTATTCTGGAAGCGCTCGTGCGCCTCGCCCCAAGCGAGCGCGCGTACTTCGAGTCGCGCCGCGCGGCCTTCCTCAAGCGCCTCGACGCGGGGCTCAAGCGCTGGACGGAAGCGATGGGCCCGTATCGTGGCACAAAGGTCGTCGTGGTCCACGAGAGCTGGCCGTACTTCGCCAGGCGCTTCGGCCTCCTGATCGTGGCGGCCGTTGAGCCCGTGCCTGGAGTCCCGCCCTCTCCCGCCTACCTGGCCACGCTCACGAGGCAAATGAGAGACGCGAACGTGCGCGTGCTGATCGCCGAGCCCTACTCGAGCGCCGCGCTCGTCGCCCGCGTCGCGTCGCTGAGCGGCGCCCACGCCGTGACGCTCGTGGCCTCGGTCGGCGGCGCTCCCGAGGCCCGCGACTACCTCGCCCTCTTCGACCTCGACGTAGCGCGCCTCGTCGAAACGCTCCGGGCCCGCTGA